A stretch of DNA from Desulfomicrobium escambiense DSM 10707:
CGAATTCCAGGGACGGCCCGAACGCTTTGCCGTGCCTGAATTTTACTTGCGCCCTGAAGGAAGGGGCGAGAATCCGTTCTTTCGCATGTTGAGTGCTAGAATTTTTTTGCGGGACGTAAGACCCGATACGCGGGCAAGACAAAGGAAGATCAACTCTGCTGTCTCTCCTTCAAAAGCCTGTAAGCCGCAGGTTCTGAAGTCTGCCCTCTCCTCCTCAACGCGGATCGTGCGCATCCCCTGCCGTGTTTTGCGGAGTGTTGGAATCGCCCCATCTTCTCCGACTCAGACTCCCGAATGGAAACAAAAGAGGAAGGAACCACAACAGATTCCACCAGGTCAGCCCGGAAGACTCCAGGCCACCGTATGACCATACGGCCCACGCTATGGACAGAAAAAACATGAAATAGGGTGCAAGCATCAGCTTCCAGTACGGTGTCGATGGAAATCGCCAGGGAGCAAAAAATACGACAGACGTTACGGCAATGCAGGTCAAGGCGATCCCGGATGCCCCCTGCGCACTCTTGCCCTGAAAAAGAAAGACGCACGACAGGATGAACACCCAGATAAAGCCTCCCATCCAACCTGCGGTCCAGCCTATTTTTTCCCCTCTTCTGCCGTTCATGTGGCATTCTCCCTATTCAACGGTTGACGACATCGGTCGTGAACCTTCGCGCACTGCAGCCTTGCCCGGCGATGCCGGGTTTTCACCGTCCGCACTCGCCCCGGTTGCAAAATCAGCCGTCACCCCAGCGCCACATCCAGCATCATCATGACTGCGAAGCCGCCCATGGTCGACATGGTCACGTGGTCAATATGTTCAGGTTTTCGTTGAGATTCCGGGATGAGTTCTTCGACAACGACAAAGATCATCGCCCCGGCAGCGAAGCACAGGGCATACGGCAGCAACTCCTGCATCCTGAGCACGAAAAGTGCGCCGAACACGCCGGCTACGGGTTCGACCAAGCCGGAGTACTGGCCCATGAGAAAGCTTTTCCAACGACTGAGCCCCTCGCGGCGCAGTGGCATGGATACGGCAGTTCCCTCGGGGAAGTTCTGGATGCCGATACCCAGCGCCAGAGCCACCGCGCCACCGATGGTCGCCGAGGGCAAGCCTGCGGCCACCGCGCCGAAGGCCACCCCCACGGCCAAGCCTTCAGGGATGTTGTGCAGAGTGATGGCCAGAACGAGCAATGTACTGCGCTGCCAG
This window harbors:
- a CDS encoding ZIP family metal transporter encodes the protein MRLIDIFLPHIHPGMCTTDAEGVKTSWQRSTLLVLAITLHNIPEGLAVGVAFGAVAAGLPSATIGGAVALALGIGIQNFPEGTAVSMPLRREGLSRWKSFLMGQYSGLVEPVAGVFGALFVLRMQELLPYALCFAAGAMIFVVVEELIPESQRKPEHIDHVTMSTMGGFAVMMMLDVALG